In Nonomuraea sp. NBC_00507, the following are encoded in one genomic region:
- a CDS encoding YybH family protein has product MSKISQRRALLMAAIIPAMLLAGCAAGGSGTQAALKGAASPATPTEDMMSPEETDTASPTETDATPTEGGATEARAAVEGFFNALKSGNVDQVAGAFAEDAVVAVNGKATAEGTEAIRTLFQGQINEMKQATHTIEEERALGTENAFVTATSKQGQNNLRELFLLSQDGGEWKISHYMNNQAG; this is encoded by the coding sequence ATGAGCAAGATTTCTCAGCGCAGGGCGCTTCTGATGGCCGCGATCATTCCCGCCATGCTGCTGGCGGGCTGCGCCGCGGGGGGCAGCGGCACGCAAGCAGCTTTGAAGGGGGCGGCGAGTCCGGCGACGCCGACCGAGGACATGATGTCGCCGGAGGAGACCGACACGGCCTCGCCCACCGAGACGGACGCCACGCCGACGGAGGGCGGGGCCACCGAGGCGCGCGCGGCCGTCGAGGGGTTCTTCAACGCGCTCAAATCGGGGAACGTGGACCAGGTCGCGGGCGCCTTCGCCGAGGACGCGGTGGTCGCCGTGAACGGGAAGGCCACGGCGGAGGGCACCGAGGCGATCCGCACGCTCTTCCAGGGCCAGATCAACGAGATGAAGCAGGCCACCCACACCATCGAGGAGGAGCGCGCGCTCGGCACCGAGAACGCCTTCGTCACCGCGACGAGCAAGCAGGGGCAGAACAACCTTCGCGAGCTGTTCCTGCTCTCGCAGGACGGCGGGGAGTGGAAGATCTCGCACTACATGAACAACCAGGCCGGCTGA
- the nirD gene encoding nitrite reductase small subunit NirD: MSWTPICDYDKLMPERGVCALVDGRQVAVFRTYDGTLHALDNLDPFSGAYVLSRGIVGTRKGEPTVASPLHKQVFSLVSGVCLDEKDVSVPVYPVRVAGGYVEVSL, encoded by the coding sequence ATGAGCTGGACGCCGATCTGCGACTACGACAAGCTGATGCCGGAGCGCGGCGTGTGCGCGCTGGTGGACGGCCGGCAGGTGGCCGTCTTCCGCACCTACGACGGCACGCTGCACGCGCTGGACAACCTCGACCCGTTCAGCGGCGCGTACGTGCTCTCGCGCGGCATCGTCGGCACCAGGAAGGGCGAGCCGACCGTGGCCTCACCGCTGCACAAGCAGGTGTTCTCGCTGGTGTCCGGGGTCTGCCTGGACGAGAAGGACGTGTCGGTGCCCGTCTATCCGGTACGGGTGGCCGGCGGGTACGTAGAGGTGAGCCTCTAG
- a CDS encoding molybdopterin oxidoreductase family protein has product MTDAVKTHCPYCALQCGMEIGPELAIQPRTDIPANASGALCQKGWTSGELLTNGERLTSPLLHGEPVEWDVALDYVASRLSAIRAEHGPDAVAVFGGGGLTNEKAYTLGKFARVTLGTSQIDYNGRFCMSSAAAASIKAFGMDRGMPFPITDLAESDIVLLAGGNVAETMPPFVRHLSGPRMIVIDPRRSQTAKLAWLHLQPTPGTDLALALGLLHMVIAEGLVDEEYVAARTTGFDEVRTSLASWWPERVERVTGVPVYRMRQAARAMAAASKAYILTGRGAEQHAKGTDTVTAFINLALALGLPGRHGSGYGCVTGQGNGQGGREHGQKADQLPGYRKIDDPAAREHVAGVWGVPAESLPGPGRSAYELLDALGTPGGPRAMLLFGSNPVISAPAAEHVSERIASLDLLVTCDFVMSETAAMADVVFPVTQWAEETGTMTNLEGRVLLRNRAVSPPDGVRSDLDVLAGLAERLGHRLETDPVKVFDELRRASKGGPADYSGITYERITEEKGVFWPCPSTDHPGTPRPFLDSFATPDGRARFVPVQHRPVAEEIDEDYPVYLSTGRVLAHYQSGAQTRRIASLVKAAPEPFVEIHPDLAEQLDISAGDVVRVTSKRGEAKAVARISDAIRRDTVFMPFHWEGANRLTNPALDPTSRMPEFKVCAVRVERDS; this is encoded by the coding sequence GTGACGGACGCGGTGAAGACGCACTGTCCGTACTGCGCACTGCAGTGCGGCATGGAGATCGGTCCTGAGCTGGCCATCCAGCCCAGGACCGACATCCCGGCCAACGCCTCGGGCGCGCTGTGCCAGAAGGGATGGACGTCGGGCGAGCTGCTCACCAACGGCGAGCGCCTGACCTCCCCCCTTCTGCACGGCGAGCCCGTGGAGTGGGACGTCGCGCTCGACTACGTCGCGTCCCGGTTGTCCGCCATCCGCGCCGAGCACGGCCCCGACGCCGTGGCCGTGTTCGGCGGGGGTGGCTTGACCAATGAGAAGGCCTACACGCTCGGCAAGTTCGCCAGGGTCACGCTCGGCACCAGCCAGATCGACTACAACGGCCGCTTCTGCATGTCCTCGGCGGCCGCCGCGTCGATCAAGGCGTTCGGCATGGACCGCGGGATGCCCTTCCCGATCACCGACCTGGCCGAGTCCGACATCGTGCTGCTGGCCGGCGGCAACGTCGCCGAGACCATGCCGCCGTTCGTCCGGCACCTGTCGGGCCCCCGGATGATCGTCATCGATCCGCGGCGCAGCCAGACCGCCAAGCTGGCCTGGCTGCACCTGCAGCCCACGCCCGGCACCGACCTGGCGCTCGCTCTCGGGCTCCTGCACATGGTCATCGCCGAAGGGCTCGTGGACGAGGAGTACGTCGCCGCCCGCACCACCGGGTTCGACGAGGTCCGCACCTCGCTCGCCTCCTGGTGGCCGGAGCGGGTCGAGCGGGTCACCGGAGTGCCCGTCTACCGGATGCGGCAGGCCGCTCGGGCCATGGCCGCGGCGAGCAAGGCGTACATCCTGACCGGGCGCGGCGCCGAGCAGCACGCCAAGGGCACCGACACCGTCACCGCGTTCATCAACCTCGCCCTCGCGCTCGGCCTGCCGGGCCGGCACGGCTCCGGCTACGGCTGCGTGACCGGGCAGGGCAACGGGCAGGGCGGCAGGGAGCACGGCCAGAAGGCCGACCAGCTGCCCGGCTACCGCAAGATCGACGACCCGGCGGCCCGCGAGCACGTCGCCGGTGTGTGGGGCGTGCCCGCCGAGTCGCTGCCCGGGCCGGGGCGGTCGGCGTACGAGCTGCTCGACGCCCTCGGAACCCCGGGAGGGCCGCGGGCGATGCTGCTGTTCGGGTCGAACCCCGTGATCTCCGCGCCGGCCGCCGAGCACGTCTCCGAGCGCATCGCCTCCCTGGACCTGCTCGTGACCTGCGATTTCGTCATGTCGGAAACCGCCGCCATGGCCGACGTCGTGTTCCCGGTGACGCAGTGGGCCGAGGAGACCGGCACCATGACCAACCTCGAGGGCCGCGTCCTGCTGCGCAACCGGGCCGTCTCCCCGCCGGACGGTGTCAGGAGCGATCTCGACGTGCTCGCCGGTCTGGCCGAGCGGCTCGGGCACCGCTTGGAGACCGACCCGGTCAAGGTGTTCGACGAGTTGCGCCGCGCCAGCAAGGGCGGACCCGCCGACTACTCCGGCATCACGTACGAGCGCATCACCGAGGAGAAGGGCGTGTTCTGGCCCTGCCCCTCGACCGATCACCCGGGCACGCCCCGCCCGTTCCTGGACTCCTTCGCCACCCCGGACGGCCGCGCCAGGTTCGTGCCGGTCCAGCACCGGCCGGTGGCCGAGGAGATCGACGAGGACTATCCCGTCTACCTGAGCACGGGACGGGTGCTGGCGCACTACCAGAGCGGCGCGCAGACGCGCAGGATCGCCTCGCTCGTCAAGGCCGCGCCCGAGCCGTTCGTCGAGATCCACCCGGACCTCGCCGAGCAGCTCGACATCTCGGCCGGCGACGTGGTGCGGGTCACCAGCAAGCGCGGCGAGGCCAAAGCCGTCGCCAGGATCAGCGACGCCATCAGACGCGACACCGTGTTCATGCCCTTCCACTGGGAGGGCGCCAACCGGCTCACCAACCCGGCCCTCGACCCGACGTCGAGGATGCCGGAGTTCAAGGTCTGCGCCGTCAGGGTGGAGAGGGACTCATGA
- a CDS encoding LacI family DNA-binding transcriptional regulator, translating into MVTRADVARLAGVSTGTVSHVLTGARSIRPETRRKVLDAMEQLGYTPNAMASALAGGRSRIIAIVFPSQPRTIVGSDLEYVLAATDAARARGFHVVLWTSGPDDLHELRQLAKAGLVQGFLLMQVTLTDERVSFLQSAGIPVGLIGRTHTPGHVPYADADFPQIARMVAEHLAGLGHRTIGMLNAPYERGSHGIGAAVRFADDVRRTCADLGLGCTIVAGEHTVRAGRAALRELLDTAPETTAIISYNWEATLGAMHEARALGRPIPERLSLVLCSNGEPESTDPELTTATPPATEIATAAVEALIDHLADPDSPPTQRLVPSVLVERRSTAPAVR; encoded by the coding sequence ATGGTCACCAGAGCTGACGTCGCTCGCCTCGCCGGTGTCTCGACCGGCACCGTCTCGCATGTGCTCACCGGGGCGCGGTCGATCCGCCCGGAGACCCGCCGCAAGGTGCTCGACGCCATGGAGCAGCTCGGCTACACCCCCAACGCCATGGCCAGCGCCCTCGCCGGGGGCCGCAGCCGGATCATCGCGATCGTCTTCCCCTCTCAGCCGCGCACGATCGTGGGGTCGGACCTGGAATATGTCCTGGCCGCCACCGACGCCGCCCGCGCGCGGGGCTTCCACGTGGTGCTGTGGACCTCAGGCCCGGACGACCTGCACGAGCTCCGCCAGCTGGCCAAGGCCGGGCTCGTCCAGGGGTTCCTGCTCATGCAGGTCACGCTCACGGACGAGCGGGTGAGCTTCCTCCAGTCGGCCGGCATCCCGGTCGGGCTGATCGGGCGCACCCACACGCCCGGCCACGTCCCCTACGCGGACGCCGACTTCCCGCAGATCGCGCGCATGGTGGCCGAGCATCTCGCCGGACTCGGACACCGGACGATCGGCATGCTCAACGCGCCGTACGAGCGGGGCTCGCACGGCATCGGCGCGGCCGTGCGCTTCGCCGACGACGTCCGCCGCACCTGCGCGGACCTCGGGCTCGGCTGCACGATCGTGGCCGGCGAGCACACCGTCAGGGCGGGCCGCGCCGCGCTGCGCGAGCTGCTGGACACCGCGCCGGAGACGACGGCGATCATCTCCTACAACTGGGAGGCCACGCTGGGCGCGATGCATGAGGCACGCGCGCTCGGGCGGCCCATTCCCGAGCGGCTGTCGCTCGTGTTGTGCTCCAACGGCGAGCCGGAGTCGACCGATCCGGAGCTGACGACGGCTACCCCGCCCGCCACGGAGATCGCCACCGCCGCCGTGGAGGCCCTCATCGACCACCTGGCCGACCCGGACAGCCCGCCGACGCAGCGCCTGGTCCCGAGCGTGCTCGTGGAACGCCGCAGCACCGCGCCCGCCGTACGCTGA
- a CDS encoding GNAT family N-acetyltransferase yields the protein MIRPATPADVPAILDMIRELATYEKAAHEVRATEEDLRTALFGDSPATFVHIAEQDGEAVGFTLWFLTFSTWRGVHGIYMEDLYVRPQHRGGGHGLALMGELARICKERGYQRFEWSVLDWNEPSIGFYDKLGALRQDEWLKYRLTDEPLRRLAERQD from the coding sequence ATGATTCGTCCCGCAACGCCCGCTGACGTGCCCGCGATCCTCGACATGATCCGTGAGCTCGCCACATACGAGAAGGCCGCCCACGAGGTGCGCGCCACCGAAGAGGACTTGCGTACAGCGCTCTTCGGCGACTCTCCCGCCACCTTCGTCCACATCGCCGAGCAGGACGGCGAAGCCGTCGGCTTCACCCTGTGGTTCCTCACCTTCTCCACCTGGAGGGGCGTGCACGGCATCTACATGGAGGACCTCTACGTACGCCCCCAGCACCGCGGCGGCGGCCACGGCCTGGCGTTGATGGGGGAACTGGCCAGGATCTGCAAGGAGCGCGGATACCAGCGCTTCGAATGGTCGGTGCTCGACTGGAACGAGCCGAGCATCGGCTTCTACGACAAGCTCGGCGCGCTCAGGCAGGACGAGTGGCTGAAGTACCGGCTGACCGACGAGCCGCTGCGGCGCCTGGCCGAGCGGCAGGACTGA
- a CDS encoding MFS transporter, with the protein MARWIADWHPDDPAFWENSGKRVARRNLIFSIAAEHLGFTVWTLWSIVATKLGVYEFTTDQLFWLVALPNLIGSVLRIPYTFGPAKFGGRNFTVVSALLLLIPAIGLGIAVSNPTTPYWMFLVIAALAGFGGGNFASSMANITYFYPRSKQGVALGLNAAGGNIGVSSVQLVMPLVIGTLGLAAAGWFWLPLIVVAAVCAWFFMDNLTSAKANPREQFAVAGKAQTWIMSFLYIGTFGSFIGYSTAFPLLSKSLFPEAPFAVVAFVGPLVGSLIRPVGGWLADKLGGAPVTLWNFAAMGGGVLLVWAASSSGNFWLFFLSFQLLFLTSGIGNGSTYRMIPAIFQAKAVAERGEGEEALLYGKRQASAAIGIISAVGALGGFLINRAFGMAFAAAGTPAPAFLAFGLFYASCFALTWWCYTRKVGVKVVASLAHARV; encoded by the coding sequence ATGGCGCGCTGGATCGCCGACTGGCACCCCGATGACCCAGCTTTCTGGGAGAATTCAGGCAAGCGCGTGGCGCGCCGCAACCTGATCTTCTCGATCGCTGCCGAGCACCTCGGCTTCACGGTGTGGACGCTTTGGAGCATCGTGGCCACCAAATTGGGTGTCTACGAGTTCACCACGGACCAGTTGTTCTGGCTGGTGGCCCTGCCGAACCTGATCGGGTCCGTGCTGCGGATCCCGTACACGTTCGGTCCCGCCAAGTTCGGCGGACGCAACTTCACCGTCGTCAGCGCACTGTTGCTGCTCATCCCGGCCATCGGCCTCGGGATCGCGGTCAGCAACCCGACCACGCCGTACTGGATGTTCCTCGTGATCGCGGCGCTGGCCGGGTTCGGTGGCGGCAACTTCGCCTCCAGCATGGCCAACATCACCTACTTCTACCCCCGCAGCAAGCAGGGGGTGGCGCTGGGGTTGAACGCCGCGGGCGGCAACATCGGCGTCAGCTCCGTGCAGCTCGTCATGCCGCTGGTCATCGGCACCCTCGGGCTGGCCGCCGCCGGCTGGTTCTGGCTCCCGCTCATCGTCGTGGCCGCCGTCTGCGCCTGGTTCTTCATGGACAACCTGACCAGCGCCAAGGCCAACCCGCGTGAGCAGTTCGCGGTCGCCGGCAAGGCTCAGACGTGGATCATGTCCTTCCTGTACATCGGCACGTTCGGCTCGTTCATCGGCTACTCCACCGCCTTCCCGCTGCTGAGCAAGAGCCTGTTCCCCGAGGCTCCGTTCGCCGTCGTAGCGTTCGTCGGGCCGCTGGTCGGCTCGCTGATCCGGCCGGTCGGCGGCTGGCTGGCCGACAAGCTCGGCGGCGCCCCCGTCACGCTGTGGAACTTCGCCGCGATGGGCGGCGGCGTGCTGCTGGTCTGGGCGGCCAGCTCCTCCGGGAACTTCTGGTTGTTCTTCCTGTCCTTCCAGCTGCTGTTCCTCACCTCCGGCATCGGCAACGGCTCCACGTACCGCATGATCCCGGCGATCTTCCAGGCCAAGGCTGTGGCCGAGCGCGGCGAGGGCGAGGAAGCCCTCCTGTACGGCAAGCGTCAGGCCTCGGCCGCCATCGGCATCATCTCGGCGGTCGGAGCGCTCGGCGGGTTCCTCATCAACCGGGCGTTCGGAATGGCGTTCGCGGCGGCCGGCACCCCCGCCCCCGCCTTCCTCGCCTTCGGCCTCTTCTACGCCTCCTGCTTCGCGCTCACCTGGTGGTGCTACACGCGCAAGGTCGGCGTCAAGGTCGTGGCCAGCCTCGCTCACGCAAGGGTCTGA
- the nirB gene encoding nitrite reductase large subunit NirB, with protein MSRIVVVGYGPTAHRLVETLVSKGFDGQITVIGEEPRPAYDRVALTSYLSGTTVEDLTYDVPAGTVTRLSTRVTGIDRDARLVTLSDGATEPYDVLVLATGSAPFVPPVPGAEHAFVYRTIEDLDAIRVAAKDAVEGVVVGGGLLGLEAADALRALGLKAHIIEMSPWLMPRQVDEGGGSVLKQHIEGLGLSVHAGAGVKEIVADDNGQVIGLRKPDETLVDAQVVVFSAGIRPRDELARSSGLEVGERGGIVVDSAMLTSDPAIYAVGECALAGGMIYGLVGPCNNMAEVAADRIMGGSATFEGADMSTKLKLLGVEVAQFGSMTGALDVTYMDPVAGVYKRLFISDDAQTLLGGICVGDASPYTQLRPFVGKALPASPSDLLFSGAGASLDLPDEAQVCSCNNVCAGDIRTAIADKGCTDVPGLKACTRAGTTCGSCVPMLKQLLEKSGVEVSKALCEHFTYSRAELFDIVRVRNITTFSQLITEHGQGRGCDICKPAVASILASLHNGHVLEGERAALQDTNDHFLANMQKNGTYSVVPRIPGGEITPEKLIVIGEVARDFGLYTKITGGQRIDLFGARVDQLPEIWRRLVEAGFESGHAYGKALRTVKSCVGSTWCRYGVQDSVGLAIALELRYRGLRSPHKLKSAVSGCARECAEARSKDFGIIATEKGWNLYVAGNGGFKPRHADLLAGDLSTEELIRTIDRFLMFYIRTADRLQRTAAWLESLEGGLDYLREVIMEDSLGICADLDAQMEHHTATYADEWAATLDDPEKLSRFVSFVNAPGVPDPSIVFEQERGQIKPVMAR; from the coding sequence ATGAGCAGGATCGTCGTCGTGGGGTACGGGCCGACGGCCCACCGGCTCGTCGAAACCCTCGTCAGCAAGGGCTTCGACGGGCAGATCACCGTGATCGGGGAGGAGCCGCGGCCCGCGTACGACCGCGTGGCCCTGACCTCCTACCTGTCGGGCACGACCGTGGAGGACCTCACCTACGACGTGCCGGCCGGCACGGTGACGAGGCTGAGCACGCGGGTCACCGGCATCGACAGGGACGCCCGTCTCGTCACCTTGTCGGACGGCGCCACCGAACCTTATGACGTGCTCGTGCTGGCCACCGGATCGGCGCCGTTCGTGCCGCCGGTGCCCGGGGCCGAGCACGCCTTCGTCTACCGCACGATCGAGGACCTGGACGCGATCAGGGTGGCCGCCAAGGACGCGGTCGAGGGCGTCGTGGTCGGCGGCGGGCTGCTCGGCCTGGAGGCGGCCGACGCGCTGCGGGCGCTCGGGCTGAAGGCGCACATCATCGAGATGAGCCCCTGGCTGATGCCGCGGCAGGTCGACGAGGGCGGCGGCTCGGTGCTCAAGCAGCACATCGAGGGCCTCGGGCTGAGCGTGCACGCCGGCGCCGGCGTCAAGGAGATCGTCGCCGACGACAACGGCCAGGTCATCGGGCTGCGCAAGCCGGACGAGACGCTGGTGGACGCCCAGGTCGTGGTGTTCTCCGCCGGCATCAGGCCGCGGGACGAGCTGGCCAGGTCGTCGGGGCTGGAGGTCGGCGAGCGCGGCGGCATCGTGGTCGACTCCGCGATGCTCACCTCCGACCCCGCCATCTACGCGGTGGGCGAGTGCGCGCTGGCCGGCGGCATGATCTACGGGCTGGTCGGGCCGTGCAACAACATGGCCGAGGTGGCCGCCGACCGGATCATGGGCGGGTCCGCGACGTTCGAGGGCGCGGACATGTCCACGAAGCTCAAGCTGCTCGGCGTGGAGGTCGCTCAGTTCGGGTCCATGACGGGGGCGCTGGATGTCACCTACATGGACCCGGTGGCCGGCGTCTACAAGAGGCTGTTCATCAGCGACGACGCGCAGACGCTGCTCGGCGGCATCTGCGTGGGCGACGCCTCGCCGTACACGCAGCTGCGTCCCTTCGTCGGCAAGGCGCTGCCGGCCTCGCCGTCCGACCTGCTCTTCAGCGGGGCCGGGGCCAGCCTGGACCTGCCGGACGAGGCGCAGGTCTGCTCCTGCAACAACGTGTGCGCGGGCGACATCCGCACCGCCATCGCCGACAAGGGCTGCACCGACGTCCCCGGGCTCAAGGCCTGCACCCGCGCCGGCACCACCTGCGGCAGCTGCGTGCCGATGCTCAAGCAGCTGCTGGAGAAGTCGGGCGTCGAGGTCAGCAAGGCGCTGTGCGAGCACTTCACGTACTCGCGGGCCGAGCTGTTCGACATCGTCCGCGTCCGCAACATCACGACGTTCTCCCAGCTCATCACCGAGCACGGGCAGGGCCGGGGCTGCGACATCTGCAAGCCGGCCGTGGCCTCGATCCTGGCCTCGCTGCACAACGGGCACGTGCTGGAGGGCGAGCGGGCCGCGCTGCAGGACACCAACGACCACTTCCTCGCCAACATGCAGAAGAACGGCACGTACTCGGTCGTGCCGCGCATCCCCGGCGGCGAGATCACGCCGGAGAAGCTCATCGTGATCGGCGAGGTCGCCCGCGACTTCGGCCTCTACACGAAGATCACCGGTGGGCAGCGGATCGACCTTTTCGGGGCCCGCGTCGACCAGCTGCCGGAGATCTGGCGGCGGCTGGTGGAGGCCGGGTTCGAGTCCGGGCACGCCTATGGCAAGGCCCTGCGTACGGTGAAGTCCTGCGTGGGCTCGACCTGGTGCCGCTACGGCGTGCAGGACTCGGTGGGCCTGGCCATCGCGCTGGAGCTGCGCTACCGCGGCCTGCGCTCGCCGCACAAGCTCAAGTCCGCCGTCTCCGGCTGCGCCCGCGAGTGCGCCGAGGCCAGGTCGAAGGACTTCGGCATCATCGCCACCGAGAAGGGCTGGAACCTGTACGTCGCCGGCAACGGCGGCTTCAAGCCCCGCCACGCCGACCTGCTGGCCGGCGACCTGTCCACCGAAGAGCTCATCAGGACCATCGACCGGTTCCTGATGTTCTACATCCGCACCGCCGACCGGCTGCAACGTACCGCCGCCTGGCTGGAGTCCCTGGAAGGCGGGCTCGACTACCTACGGGAGGTGATCATGGAGGACTCGCTCGGGATCTGCGCCGACCTCGACGCGCAGATGGAGCACCACACCGCGACCTACGCCGACGAGTGGGCCGCCACTCTGGACGACCCGGAGAAGCTGAGCAGGTTCGTCAGCTTCGTCAACGCACCCGGCGTCCCCGACCCGTCGATCGTCTTCGAGCAGGAGCGCGGCCAGATCAAGCCGGTGATGGCTCGATGA
- a CDS encoding FadR/GntR family transcriptional regulator produces the protein MRNVARTSLVDAAIDELRREIARGAWPVGTKIPSESQLAQSLGMSRLSVREAVRVLAHAGLLHTRQGDGTYVTATDESKVALRRRLDTAAAMDIIDVRRGLDLVAARLAAGRRSEEDLVALRETLARRDAAGQAGDLDGYADADVAFHVLVADAAHNALLADLYRSMSDALRDSVRDQEEAMLEPDTSHEELLRAIEDGNPARAVAVSVAILDAQEREL, from the coding sequence ATGCGAAACGTCGCTCGGACCTCGCTCGTTGACGCCGCCATCGACGAGCTCCGCCGGGAGATCGCCCGCGGGGCGTGGCCGGTCGGCACCAAGATCCCGTCCGAGAGCCAGCTCGCCCAGAGCCTGGGCATGAGCCGGCTGTCCGTGCGCGAGGCGGTCCGGGTGCTGGCCCATGCCGGGCTGCTGCACACCCGGCAGGGCGACGGCACGTACGTGACCGCCACCGACGAGTCCAAGGTCGCGCTGCGCCGGCGGCTGGACACGGCGGCCGCCATGGACATCATCGACGTGCGCCGCGGGCTCGACCTCGTCGCGGCCCGGCTGGCGGCCGGCCGGCGCAGCGAGGAGGACCTGGTCGCGCTGCGCGAGACGCTGGCCCGGCGGGACGCGGCGGGGCAGGCGGGCGATCTGGACGGCTACGCGGACGCTGACGTCGCCTTCCACGTGCTGGTGGCCGACGCGGCGCACAACGCGCTGCTCGCCGACCTCTACCGGAGCATGAGCGACGCGTTGCGCGACAGCGTGCGGGATCAGGAGGAGGCGATGCTGGAGCCGGACACCTCGCACGAGGAGCTGCTGCGGGCGATCGAGGACGGGAATCCGGCGAGGGCGGTCGCGGTGTCGGTCGCCATCTTGGACGCGCAGGAACGCGAGCTCTGA
- a CDS encoding FAD-dependent oxidoreductase, whose translation MRLVVVGNGMAGSRLVSEVRTRDPHMKITIFGAESCQPYNRVLLSNVLAGSSRPEQVRLLDSSWYAAHNVEAAFGSSVAHIDRETRHVVTEDGRHEPYDLLVLATGSDAIVPPIPGVERAIPFRTLDDCERIMRVAEQARRAVVIGGGLLGIEAARGLAGRGLPVTLLHLAGHLMERQLDVEAGEVLGETLAGLGVEIRTGVSTSSVDADGVRLDDGELIEADLVVLACGVRPITGLAAEAGLEVRRGVVVDDELRTDDPSIFAIGECAEHDGTVYGLVAPAWEQASVAADVITGGKSLYRGSRLVTRLKARSVELAAMGETQLTEEHAEVVRFSHRARGTYRKLVIRDGRLVGAILLGESDAVGTLTQLFDRGGPVPGDRAGLLFPGLSSAPVADSPTLMPDAAKVCQCNNVTKGQIRACWEAGARDVDGVAAATRATTGCGTCRDAVEGIVSWLCEQEGISV comes from the coding sequence ATGAGGCTCGTCGTCGTGGGGAACGGGATGGCCGGTTCGCGGCTGGTCAGCGAGGTGCGCACCCGCGACCCCCACATGAAGATCACGATTTTCGGCGCGGAGTCGTGCCAGCCGTACAACCGGGTTCTGCTGTCCAACGTGCTGGCCGGCAGCTCGCGCCCGGAGCAGGTGCGGCTGCTCGATTCCTCCTGGTACGCCGCCCACAACGTCGAGGCCGCCTTCGGCAGCTCGGTCGCCCACATCGACAGGGAGACCAGGCACGTCGTCACCGAGGACGGGCGGCACGAGCCGTACGACCTGCTGGTGCTGGCCACCGGCAGCGACGCCATCGTGCCGCCGATCCCCGGCGTGGAGCGGGCGATCCCGTTCCGCACCCTCGACGACTGCGAGCGCATCATGCGCGTGGCCGAGCAGGCCCGCCGGGCGGTCGTCATCGGCGGCGGGCTGCTCGGCATCGAGGCCGCCCGCGGCCTGGCCGGGCGCGGCCTGCCCGTCACGCTCCTGCACCTGGCCGGACACCTCATGGAGCGCCAGCTCGACGTCGAGGCCGGCGAGGTGCTCGGCGAGACACTGGCCGGGCTCGGCGTCGAGATCCGCACCGGCGTCTCCACCTCCTCCGTGGACGCCGACGGCGTCCGGCTCGACGACGGCGAGCTGATCGAGGCCGACCTGGTGGTGCTGGCCTGTGGCGTGCGCCCCATCACGGGCCTGGCCGCCGAGGCCGGGCTGGAGGTGCGGCGCGGCGTCGTCGTGGACGACGAGCTGCGCACCGACGACCCGTCGATCTTCGCCATCGGTGAGTGCGCCGAGCACGACGGCACCGTGTACGGCCTGGTCGCCCCCGCCTGGGAGCAGGCCTCCGTGGCCGCCGACGTCATCACCGGCGGCAAGAGCCTCTACCGCGGCTCCAGACTCGTCACCCGGCTCAAGGCCAGGAGCGTCGAGCTGGCCGCCATGGGCGAGACCCAGCTCACCGAGGAGCACGCCGAGGTCGTGCGCTTCAGCCACCGGGCCCGCGGCACCTACCGCAAGCTCGTCATCCGCGACGGCCGCCTGGTCGGCGCGATCCTGCTGGGGGAGAGCGACGCCGTCGGCACGCTCACCCAGCTCTTCGACCGCGGCGGACCGGTGCCGGGCGACCGGGCGGGGCTGCTGTTCCCGGGGCTGTCGTCGGCGCCGGTGGCTGACAGTCCGACGCTGATGCCCGACGCGGCCAAGGTCTGCCAGTGCAACAACGTGACCAAGGGCCAGATCAGGGCGTGCTGGGAAGCGGGGGCACGGGATGTGGACGGAGTGGCGGCCGCTACCCGGGCCACGACCGGATGCGGTACCTGCCGCGACGCCGTGGAAGGCATCGTGAGCTGGCTCTGCGAGCAGGAAGGGATTTCCGTATGA